One genomic region from Saprospiraceae bacterium encodes:
- a CDS encoding T9SS type A sorting domain-containing protein, with amino-acid sequence MHFELRFGLLFLIGWCAIATAFGQHFKPISPPVMVGTHQLKYPWTGGMNTPQIMNADLNLDQKQDVVIFDRSGGVWMPFISDGELNYDATFKSIFPKVHDWVVMKDHNNDGLADIFSYSTTPGLAGIEVYDASVGGKTLSFTKRSFPIDRANILYYTSGSSRINVYVSNADYPAVEDIDRDGDLDILSYEPGGGLIVWYKNLATEKGLATGQFDFVVGDFCFGKILENGFSDQITLSLSKDKCASGLSSGLEVRHAGSTLLAWDRDQDRDYDLVIGDISSPNLIFLRNGGDSSAAWMNSQELKFPTNSISVDIPYFVSPFLADINNDGIKEFFAASNFQYGSDNYHCLWRYDRSELIKSEYVFHSNSFITDETLDFGENTSPALADIDADGDLDLIIGSGGYFDRSGIHGAALFLFRNIGDARNPSFQLIDSNWLDFKKFNNETNSFVPCFGDLDGDGDQDLIVGELLGRLFFAENVGGKNNPMQFGQIQSSYFQIDVGQYSSPQIIDLDADGLQDLVVGERDGVINFFKNTGTSTKPAFSSTPTINPLGSIDTRVAGFATGNAAPVIFTSRGEKYMAVGTSGKSLLLYDHPGASSAPFNLSQMTWGSVQEGDDTHLAVADIDQDGLLDMIVGNQRGGVAWYQTDLKSEFSTATRHQKSDFASIQVFPNPASNYITILFDGINAIGSYSIYDVSGRLVLKTNKQSRATQIFTGTLLSGVYLVELRVGQNRYRQKLIIQ; translated from the coding sequence ATGCATTTTGAGCTTCGATTTGGTTTGTTATTTTTGATAGGGTGGTGCGCCATAGCCACAGCTTTTGGCCAACACTTTAAACCAATCTCTCCTCCAGTTATGGTAGGCACCCATCAGTTGAAGTATCCATGGACCGGAGGTATGAACACTCCTCAGATCATGAATGCTGATCTCAATCTAGATCAAAAACAAGATGTAGTCATTTTTGACCGAAGCGGAGGAGTTTGGATGCCCTTTATTTCTGATGGAGAATTAAACTATGACGCCACATTCAAATCTATATTTCCCAAAGTACACGATTGGGTGGTGATGAAAGATCATAACAATGATGGTCTCGCAGATATATTTAGTTATTCTACCACTCCGGGGTTGGCGGGTATAGAAGTGTACGATGCCAGTGTCGGTGGCAAAACCTTAAGTTTTACTAAACGAAGCTTTCCTATTGATAGGGCTAACATACTTTATTATACTTCAGGATCCAGCCGAATCAATGTCTATGTAAGCAATGCGGATTATCCGGCAGTCGAGGACATTGATCGCGATGGTGATCTGGATATATTGAGTTATGAGCCTGGTGGTGGGCTTATAGTTTGGTACAAAAACCTGGCTACAGAGAAGGGCTTGGCTACAGGCCAATTTGATTTTGTTGTAGGTGATTTTTGTTTTGGTAAAATACTCGAAAATGGCTTTTCTGATCAGATCACGTTAAGTCTCAGCAAGGATAAATGCGCCTCTGGACTTTCATCCGGCCTTGAAGTAAGACATGCGGGCTCTACACTTTTAGCCTGGGATCGGGACCAGGACCGTGACTATGATCTGGTGATCGGTGATATTTCTTCGCCAAATTTGATTTTTCTTCGAAATGGAGGAGATTCATCTGCAGCATGGATGAACAGCCAGGAACTTAAATTTCCAACTAATAGCATATCGGTGGACATTCCTTACTTCGTAAGTCCATTTTTGGCAGATATCAACAACGATGGGATTAAGGAGTTTTTTGCTGCTTCCAATTTTCAATATGGTTCCGATAATTATCATTGTCTTTGGAGATATGATAGAAGTGAGCTGATTAAATCAGAATATGTATTCCATTCCAATTCATTCATTACAGACGAAACTTTGGATTTCGGTGAAAATACTTCTCCAGCTTTGGCAGATATAGATGCTGATGGTGACCTGGATTTGATCATTGGGAGCGGTGGTTATTTTGACCGCAGCGGTATCCATGGAGCAGCTCTTTTTTTATTTAGAAATATTGGTGATGCACGAAACCCTTCTTTTCAACTTATTGATAGTAATTGGCTCGACTTTAAAAAATTTAATAATGAGACCAATAGTTTTGTGCCCTGTTTTGGAGATCTCGATGGAGATGGTGATCAGGATTTAATCGTTGGGGAACTGCTTGGTCGACTATTCTTTGCAGAGAATGTAGGGGGTAAAAATAACCCGATGCAGTTTGGACAAATTCAATCTTCTTATTTTCAAATAGATGTCGGTCAGTACTCAAGTCCACAAATCATAGACCTGGATGCTGATGGATTGCAAGATCTGGTCGTCGGAGAGCGAGACGGTGTAATTAATTTTTTTAAAAATACCGGAACCAGTACAAAGCCCGCTTTTTCATCTACGCCTACTATTAATCCTCTGGGATCCATTGATACCAGAGTTGCGGGATTCGCAACAGGCAATGCTGCTCCGGTTATCTTTACCAGTCGTGGCGAAAAATATATGGCAGTAGGTACCAGTGGCAAGTCTTTATTGTTGTATGACCATCCTGGTGCCTCCAGTGCTCCATTCAATTTGTCACAGATGACCTGGGGCAGTGTGCAGGAAGGTGATGATACGCATCTTGCTGTAGCCGACATCGATCAGGACGGTCTGTTGGATATGATCGTTGGAAATCAACGCGGAGGGGTGGCATGGTATCAAACTGATTTGAAAAGTGAATTTAGTACAGCTACCCGTCATCAGAAATCCGACTTTGCATCCATCCAGGTTTTTCCAAATCCTGCAAGTAATTATATCACCATCCTGTTTGATGGAATCAATGCAATAGGTTCATATTCAATCTATGATGTCAGCGGAAGACTTGTATTAAAAACTAACAAGCAGAGCCGAGCTACACAAATATTTACTGGAACATTGCTTTCAGGAGTTTACCTCGTGGAGCTTAGAGTAGGACAGAATCGATATCGACAAAAGTTGATCATCCAGTAG
- a CDS encoding 1,4-dihydroxy-6-naphthoate synthase — MHDIKHEGNKFSLAFSPCPNDTFMMDALVHHKIAHCNEFDVSLMDIQALNESALKCLYDVTKISAAALPQVSDEYQLLDAGSAMGFGCGPIVVSSNKYSLDDLVNSVIGIPGRHTTAHYLFNHFVPEVRNKKFLLFSDIEQKILDKEIEAGVLIHEGRFTYADHGLSLIADLGALWEKKYHLPIPLGVIVCRKSLGTRLATEMQTLISKSIEYAFEQPWSSREYIKQHAQELDDHVIDQHIQLYVNRFSISMGEEGHRAIQFLLSNPI, encoded by the coding sequence ATGCATGATATAAAGCATGAAGGTAATAAATTCAGTCTGGCATTTTCGCCCTGTCCCAATGATACTTTTATGATGGATGCCCTCGTACATCATAAAATAGCTCATTGTAATGAATTCGATGTATCATTGATGGACATCCAGGCACTCAATGAATCAGCCCTAAAATGCTTATATGATGTCACCAAAATCAGTGCTGCAGCCCTACCCCAGGTCTCTGACGAATATCAGCTGTTAGATGCTGGCTCAGCGATGGGTTTTGGGTGTGGGCCTATAGTAGTATCCAGCAATAAATATTCCTTGGATGACTTAGTAAACTCAGTAATTGGTATACCTGGCAGACACACCACAGCACATTATTTATTCAATCATTTTGTGCCAGAAGTTAGGAATAAAAAGTTTTTGCTGTTTTCAGATATTGAACAAAAAATATTGGATAAGGAGATCGAAGCAGGGGTATTGATTCACGAAGGTCGTTTTACCTATGCAGACCATGGACTAAGTTTGATAGCGGATTTGGGAGCTTTGTGGGAGAAGAAATACCACCTTCCTATTCCGCTTGGGGTAATTGTTTGCAGAAAAAGCCTTGGAACCAGGCTGGCCACTGAAATGCAAACCTTAATAAGCAAAAGCATTGAATACGCTTTTGAACAGCCTTGGTCAAGCCGGGAATACATCAAACAACATGCACAGGAACTCGACGATCATGTCATAGACCAACATATCCAACTATATGTCAATCGATTCAGCATTTCCATGGGTGAAGAAGGCCATCGGGCCATTCAGTTTCTATTGTCTAATCCAATTTGA
- a CDS encoding RNA pseudouridine synthase, translating into MHWSPTILYEDNHYVAISKPAALLVQPEAEEENAVIPLMQAFIGKRDRKPGKAFIGVVHRLDKSVSGVLILAKTSKGQERFNELLKNKQVKKYYLAITERCTVQGSGSLEHFMSRQADAYRMNVSGHRRSSSDQEAILKYEVLSVIDDYQLWAIELVTGRRHQIRAQLAHIGAPIVGDKKYGSKVSSDQIMLHCTNMQFEHRVKKTKVIVSDLPRMPHNFWQPFKSQIIDWDKFIKSKK; encoded by the coding sequence ATGCATTGGTCACCTACTATTTTATACGAAGATAACCACTATGTAGCCATTTCTAAGCCGGCTGCTCTACTTGTTCAGCCAGAAGCAGAAGAGGAAAATGCGGTAATTCCTTTGATGCAGGCTTTTATCGGCAAAAGAGATCGTAAGCCTGGAAAGGCATTTATTGGTGTCGTACATAGGCTTGATAAATCGGTGAGCGGTGTCCTCATTCTGGCCAAAACTTCCAAAGGTCAGGAGCGATTCAATGAATTGCTCAAAAATAAACAGGTAAAAAAATATTATCTGGCGATCACTGAGCGATGCACAGTCCAGGGCAGTGGTTCACTGGAACATTTTATGTCCAGGCAAGCCGATGCTTACCGCATGAATGTAAGTGGTCATAGGCGATCATCTTCGGATCAAGAGGCTATCCTTAAATATGAGGTGCTTTCGGTCATTGATGATTACCAATTATGGGCCATAGAGTTGGTGACAGGCAGGCGACATCAGATCAGGGCTCAGCTGGCACATATCGGTGCGCCGATCGTTGGGGATAAAAAATATGGAAGTAAAGTGTCCTCAGATCAGATCATGTTGCACTGTACCAATATGCAGTTCGAACATCGTGTTAAAAAAACAAAAGTCATCGTAAGCGACTTGCCACGAATGCCGCATAATTTTTGGCAGCCCTTCAAAAGCCAGATCATAGATTGGGACAAGTTTATCAAGTCGAAAAAATAA
- the fsa gene encoding fructose-6-phosphate aldolase, whose amino-acid sequence MKFFIDTANLDQIKEAKDLGILDGVTTNPSLMAKEGITGKENIIKHYQAICNLVEGDVSAEVIATDYEGIISEGKILAALAPNIVVKVPMIKDGIKAIKYFSDHDIATNCTLVFSAGQAILAAKAGATYLSPFIGRIDDTNWDGMELIAEIAEIYSIQDFDTQILAASIRNSLHIVSAAKAGADVVTCPLSAILGLLKHPLTDIGLAQFLADHNKANG is encoded by the coding sequence ATGAAGTTTTTTATTGATACTGCCAATCTGGACCAAATAAAAGAAGCCAAGGACCTGGGCATACTCGATGGAGTCACCACCAATCCTTCTCTTATGGCCAAAGAAGGTATTACGGGTAAAGAAAATATCATTAAACATTATCAAGCCATTTGTAACCTGGTAGAAGGAGATGTGAGTGCTGAAGTGATAGCTACTGATTATGAGGGTATTATATCTGAAGGAAAGATCTTAGCTGCCCTCGCTCCCAATATTGTAGTCAAAGTACCGATGATAAAGGATGGCATTAAAGCTATCAAGTATTTCTCTGACCACGATATTGCAACCAATTGCACCTTAGTCTTTAGTGCAGGGCAAGCTATACTGGCTGCCAAGGCTGGTGCTACTTATCTTTCTCCATTTATCGGTAGGATCGATGATACCAATTGGGATGGCATGGAGCTGATCGCTGAAATAGCAGAGATTTATTCTATTCAAGACTTTGATACACAGATACTTGCTGCTTCGATTCGCAACTCTTTACATATTGTGTCTGCAGCCAAGGCTGGCGCAGATGTGGTCACCTGTCCGCTTTCAGCCATTCTGGGCTTGCTCAAGCACCCGCTCACGGATATAGGGCTGGCCCAATTTTTGGCCGATCACAATAAAGCAAACGGTTAG
- a CDS encoding nucleoside phosphorylase — translation MNSSSELILNPKGHVYHLDLSRDMVAPVCITVGDPDRVSHVSKYFDHIDIRQSHREFVTHVGRINQKPIMVISTGISTDNIDIVFNELDALVNIDLHTGQPLDHKSQLQFIRIGTTGALDPDIPVNSILINPIAFGLDSLMRFYPEAVRYPDETWINALNVLQRELFFGAYVGHADQSLLQAFGKDTYAGIAITCPGFYGPQGRSLRLKSLYDQSLFQNLFTLEYQGYRFSNFEMETAGIYGLASALGHRAVSLNIVLANRANGTFSADANEAVDDGIALLMNKISDWI, via the coding sequence ATGAATTCATCCAGCGAATTAATTCTTAATCCAAAAGGCCATGTATACCACCTGGATCTTTCGAGGGATATGGTGGCCCCTGTTTGTATCACAGTAGGTGACCCTGACCGGGTGTCCCATGTAAGCAAATACTTTGATCATATTGATATCAGGCAATCGCATCGCGAGTTCGTCACTCATGTCGGTAGGATAAATCAAAAACCTATTATGGTGATTTCAACAGGCATCAGTACAGATAATATCGACATCGTATTTAATGAACTGGATGCTTTGGTCAACATTGACTTGCATACCGGTCAGCCTCTTGATCACAAAAGTCAACTTCAATTTATACGGATAGGGACTACCGGCGCATTAGACCCTGATATTCCTGTCAATAGTATTTTGATCAATCCAATCGCATTTGGGCTGGATAGTCTGATGCGGTTTTATCCAGAAGCAGTCCGATACCCTGATGAAACCTGGATCAATGCCCTCAATGTTCTTCAGAGAGAATTGTTCTTTGGGGCCTATGTAGGGCATGCAGACCAATCCCTGTTACAAGCTTTTGGTAAGGATACTTACGCAGGCATCGCTATAACCTGTCCGGGTTTTTATGGTCCTCAGGGAAGATCTTTGAGATTAAAATCACTATATGATCAATCTCTTTTTCAAAATTTATTCACTTTGGAATATCAAGGGTACCGGTTTAGCAATTTTGAGATGGAAACCGCTGGTATTTATGGATTGGCCTCAGCACTTGGGCATCGGGCTGTAAGTCTAAATATCGTCCTGGCCAATAGGGCTAACGGCACATTTAGTGCTGACGCCAACGAAGCTGTCGACGACGGGATAGCTTTATTGATGAATAAAATCAGTGATTGGATTTAG
- a CDS encoding altronate dehydratase, producing the protein MAFFAEVCICIVWSKVDEDSAQLTTFAKRKFTLKRYLKIHPEDNVAVALEQFNHGDRLVLDSKEILITENIPVKHKITLEDLEKGDRIRMYSLTVGKAKKYIAKGTRISTENTEHATESFNTDSKKSAWQAPDVSQYKTRTFKGYPRKDGSVGVRNYWVILPLVFCEKRNVVIIQDALIKNLGYPGSESFTVNTTQLVDLYQSGASQQDILEASITMSPDQLAQKRVFKNIDGIKILNHDMGCGGTRQDALSLCRLLAGYVLNPNVAGATVLSLGCQNAQISLFQEALNQFNPGHGKQIFYFEQQKYSSERELISDAVKHTFLGLIEADKTGRQEAALSHLRLGLECGGSDGFSGITANPALGHASDMIIALGGTTILSEFPELCGAEQDLIDRCKKKEDGEKFSQLMQTYSSRAEAVGSGFYANPSPGNIRDGLITDAMKSLGAALKGGTAPVQGVLDYTERVNENGFYLLCTPGGDVESTTAMVGSGCNLVAFTTGLGTPTGNVISPTIKISTNNLLSEKMPDIIDINAGTIIDGVDTIQSKGAEILEYLIKVASGEAIPHAERLGQDDFIPWKRGISL; encoded by the coding sequence ATGGCTTTTTTTGCTGAGGTTTGTATTTGTATAGTTTGGTCCAAGGTTGACGAAGATAGTGCTCAATTAACTACATTTGCTAAAAGAAAATTTACCTTGAAAAGATATTTAAAAATTCATCCTGAAGACAATGTAGCTGTAGCGCTCGAACAATTTAATCATGGTGATAGACTGGTCCTCGATAGTAAAGAAATACTGATTACTGAAAACATACCGGTAAAACACAAGATTACATTAGAAGATCTGGAGAAAGGTGATCGAATCAGAATGTACAGTCTTACGGTAGGCAAGGCCAAAAAGTACATTGCAAAAGGCACCAGGATAAGCACTGAAAATACTGAACACGCCACAGAGTCTTTCAACACAGACAGCAAAAAATCAGCTTGGCAAGCTCCGGATGTAAGTCAATATAAAACTCGCACATTCAAAGGATATCCCAGGAAGGATGGCAGCGTAGGCGTGAGAAATTATTGGGTTATACTTCCGTTGGTATTTTGTGAAAAAAGGAATGTAGTGATTATACAGGATGCCTTGATCAAAAACCTGGGCTATCCCGGTAGTGAATCCTTCACTGTTAATACTACCCAATTGGTAGATCTGTACCAAAGTGGTGCCAGTCAACAAGATATCCTAGAGGCATCGATAACAATGTCGCCAGATCAGTTGGCTCAAAAAAGGGTCTTTAAAAATATAGACGGCATCAAAATACTAAATCATGATATGGGCTGCGGAGGAACTCGCCAGGATGCACTTAGTCTATGCAGATTGTTGGCAGGCTATGTTCTGAATCCAAATGTCGCTGGAGCGACAGTCCTTAGCCTCGGATGTCAGAATGCGCAAATCTCCCTATTTCAGGAAGCTCTGAACCAATTCAACCCTGGCCATGGCAAGCAAATATTTTATTTTGAACAACAAAAATACTCCAGTGAACGAGAGCTGATCTCTGACGCAGTCAAACATACTTTCCTCGGATTGATTGAAGCGGATAAAACCGGAAGGCAAGAGGCTGCACTCAGCCACCTTCGCCTGGGATTGGAATGTGGTGGGTCGGACGGCTTTTCCGGTATTACGGCCAATCCAGCCCTGGGTCATGCTTCTGATATGATCATCGCATTGGGTGGCACTACCATTTTATCAGAGTTCCCGGAGCTATGCGGTGCTGAACAGGACCTGATAGACAGATGCAAGAAAAAAGAAGATGGCGAAAAATTTTCTCAATTGATGCAAACCTATAGCAGTAGGGCTGAGGCCGTGGGCTCGGGATTCTATGCCAATCCATCGCCAGGTAATATTAGAGATGGATTGATCACGGATGCTATGAAATCGCTTGGAGCAGCATTAAAGGGAGGCACCGCTCCGGTACAAGGCGTGTTGGATTATACTGAGCGAGTAAATGAAAATGGGTTCTACCTCTTATGTACTCCCGGAGGTGATGTAGAGTCTACGACCGCGATGGTAGGGAGTGGATGCAACCTGGTAGCTTTCACCACCGGTCTGGGGACTCCGACTGGAAATGTGATATCTCCAACGATCAAGATATCTACCAATAATCTTCTATCCGAAAAAATGCCCGACATCATTGATATCAATGCAGGTACTATCATTGATGGCGTGGATACCATTCAGTCTAAAGGAGCCGAAATATTAGAGTACCTGATCAAAGTGGCTAGTGGAGAAGCTATACCACATGCAGAACGATTAGGACAGGATGATTTTATTCCCTGGAAGAGGGGCATTTCGCTTTAA
- a CDS encoding NAD(P)H-binding protein, which yields MDQTIQIQTSAKKAILFGATGLVGTHCLQELLGHPAYHSVTCFYRSEVPSIEDPNFIGHQVDFEDMGSWATLIEGHDLFICLGTTLKKAGSKNAFYHIEYEYITKIATIAEVNGIRQIFIVSAPGADSRGYLFYNQIKGMIEDKVKRMDFWSIHFLRPSVLLGNREEARPFEDLAAGAGLALKLISPKLFSNITPIEGHKVARCMVKVAQSTRSGVFYYPSSVIARLGKKD from the coding sequence TTGGACCAAACTATACAAATACAAACCTCAGCAAAAAAAGCCATTCTATTCGGAGCTACAGGGTTGGTAGGTACTCATTGTCTGCAAGAATTACTCGGACATCCGGCTTACCATTCTGTGACTTGTTTTTATCGGTCTGAAGTGCCTTCCATCGAGGATCCCAATTTTATAGGCCATCAAGTTGATTTTGAAGATATGGGCAGCTGGGCTACCTTGATCGAAGGACATGATCTTTTCATTTGTCTTGGCACCACTTTAAAAAAAGCGGGCTCCAAAAATGCATTTTATCATATTGAGTATGAATATATTACAAAAATAGCGACCATTGCCGAGGTGAATGGGATCCGCCAGATATTTATTGTTTCTGCTCCAGGAGCAGACTCCAGAGGTTATCTGTTTTACAATCAGATCAAAGGCATGATTGAGGACAAGGTAAAACGTATGGACTTTTGGTCAATTCATTTTTTGCGACCCTCGGTTCTATTGGGGAACCGTGAAGAAGCCCGACCTTTTGAGGATCTTGCTGCAGGGGCAGGGCTAGCTTTAAAATTAATCAGCCCCAAACTTTTTTCAAATATTACCCCGATAGAAGGACACAAGGTGGCCAGGTGTATGGTCAAGGTAGCTCAAAGTACACGTAGTGGGGTATTTTATTATCCCAGCTCTGTCATAGCAAGGTTAGGTAAAAAAGATTGA
- the gldC gene encoding gliding motility protein GldC — translation MNKESNQIILEVTLDEEKIPSAIHWRADDGPEQGHLQEVKAFLLSLYDGGQGDTLKIDLWTKDMQVHEMDRMMYFTLKSLADTYLRATQNKEVATDMRRFSDYFAEKTNIKGQTAN, via the coding sequence ATGAACAAAGAAAGTAACCAGATCATACTTGAAGTCACATTGGATGAAGAGAAGATACCTTCTGCCATACATTGGCGGGCTGACGATGGGCCTGAGCAGGGTCATTTACAAGAAGTCAAAGCATTTCTACTTTCTCTATACGATGGAGGCCAGGGTGATACCCTTAAAATCGATCTATGGACCAAAGATATGCAAGTCCATGAAATGGATCGGATGATGTATTTTACGCTGAAGAGCCTGGCTGACACCTATTTGCGTGCTACCCAAAACAAAGAAGTAGCTACGGATATGCGTCGTTTTAGTGACTATTTTGCGGAAAAAACGAATATCAAGGGCCAGACTGCCAATTAA
- a CDS encoding PD40 domain-containing protein: MKRWIKYFGLMIIFLATQCAQQYAITNQTGPDNLRYPQEKHLKNVTQLTFGGNNAEAYWSFDSKQLTFQSDYSPWTNGCDQIFRMTPGKSDLKNNKPIRISTGTGRTTCSYFMPGNKQILYASTHAAGEACPPAPERNPNGKYVWAIYESFDIYISDLDGKIIKRLTDTPGYDAEGTISPKGDKIVFTSVRDGDLDLYTMDIDGKNVKRITYDLGYDGGAFFSPDGTKLVFRASRPKTDEAKKEYLELLHQGLVQPVEMELFVCNVDGSDLRQVTHLGKANWAPYYLPDNKTIVFSSNHAASRGYSFNLYTIKDDGTGLEKITYDQTFDSFPMFSPNGKYLVFASNRFNGGTRDTNLFVAEWVD; encoded by the coding sequence ATGAAGCGATGGATAAAATACTTCGGTCTGATGATAATATTTTTAGCAACACAATGTGCACAACAATATGCTATCACCAATCAGACAGGACCCGATAATCTGCGATATCCGCAGGAAAAGCATTTAAAAAATGTAACCCAACTGACTTTTGGAGGCAATAATGCAGAAGCTTATTGGAGTTTTGACAGCAAGCAACTTACTTTTCAGAGTGATTATAGCCCTTGGACCAATGGCTGTGATCAAATATTCAGAATGACTCCTGGCAAGTCTGATCTTAAAAACAATAAACCTATCAGGATCAGTACAGGCACAGGTCGTACTACTTGTTCTTACTTTATGCCCGGTAATAAACAGATCCTCTATGCTTCCACACACGCAGCTGGGGAGGCATGTCCACCAGCCCCTGAAAGAAACCCTAATGGCAAGTATGTATGGGCGATCTATGAGAGTTTTGACATATATATCTCAGATCTTGATGGTAAAATAATCAAACGATTGACAGATACACCTGGATATGACGCAGAGGGGACGATCAGCCCCAAAGGTGACAAGATTGTGTTTACTTCGGTACGGGATGGAGATCTCGATTTATATACCATGGACATCGATGGCAAAAACGTAAAAAGAATCACCTATGACTTAGGTTATGATGGAGGCGCTTTTTTCTCGCCGGACGGAACCAAATTGGTTTTCAGGGCATCCAGACCTAAGACAGACGAGGCCAAAAAGGAATATCTGGAACTTTTACATCAAGGGCTAGTGCAGCCAGTAGAAATGGAATTATTTGTTTGTAATGTGGATGGGTCCGATCTGAGACAAGTTACGCATTTAGGGAAAGCTAACTGGGCACCTTATTATTTACCTGATAACAAAACGATAGTATTCAGCTCTAATCATGCTGCTAGTCGAGGGTACTCATTTAATCTGTATACTATTAAGGATGATGGCACAGGCCTGGAAAAAATCACTTATGATCAGACTTTTGACTCTTTCCCTATGTTTTCACCAAATGGCAAATACTTAGTGTTTGCCTCTAACAGATTTAATGGTGGTACCAGAGATACCAACCTATTCGTAGCCGAGTGGGTTGATTAG
- the dnaG gene encoding DNA primase: MNEFANNVFQESLFQHPQGKTIGLAYFKERGFLESTIKKFSLGFAPDQKNFLAEKCITNGYNADTLKELGLLNKNNQDFFSGRVIFPITNISGKVIAFSGRKLSNTDFGPKYINSPETPLYIKSKVLYGLHLAKAAIRSKDECLLVEGYTDVISMHQAGIQHVVASSGTSLTVDQIRLIKRFTPNIKIVYDGDEAGIKATMRALDMILEENMNVRMAILPTPEDPDSFLKKNGSSAFESFLQDKSVDFVLFKASLIKRDTKNDPIKKSEGITDIIQTISKIPDAIKRSTYIQVCAEELAVSEEVLIRETNRMIKKDLINRRSKQFTDQERSVPSPAQDDADYLKDPQHDTLSTEEDEYQERSLIRVLILYGHLMMDAGMEKTLAQYINENMDNLEEEFNNKLYERILKEYIHQLSENRVINTDYFISHADPDIRNLAIELSTSPFNYSHNWADRWEMELQTQKPPDENYVNDCYQSILRFKLKKVQKMIKANKLLLDSTGEEEIQQLIYLKTQHELLNYRNTIADLLGMRVFS; encoded by the coding sequence ATTAATGAATTTGCAAATAATGTCTTCCAGGAATCATTATTTCAGCATCCTCAAGGCAAGACCATTGGACTTGCCTATTTTAAAGAAAGAGGGTTTTTAGAATCCACCATCAAAAAGTTTTCGTTGGGATTTGCCCCAGATCAAAAAAACTTTCTCGCAGAAAAGTGCATTACCAATGGATACAATGCTGACACCTTGAAAGAATTGGGCTTGCTCAATAAAAATAATCAGGATTTTTTTTCAGGGAGAGTGATATTCCCCATCACGAATATTTCAGGAAAAGTAATTGCCTTTAGTGGTAGAAAATTAAGCAATACTGATTTTGGACCGAAATATATCAATTCGCCTGAAACTCCTCTGTATATTAAAAGTAAAGTCTTATATGGATTACACCTGGCTAAAGCAGCTATACGCAGTAAGGACGAATGTCTACTGGTGGAAGGATACACTGATGTAATCAGCATGCATCAGGCAGGCATTCAACATGTAGTTGCGTCCTCAGGCACATCGCTGACAGTGGATCAGATCAGGTTGATTAAAAGGTTTACTCCCAATATTAAAATAGTATATGATGGCGATGAAGCCGGTATCAAAGCCACCATGAGGGCATTGGACATGATCCTGGAAGAGAATATGAATGTGCGTATGGCCATTCTACCTACTCCTGAGGATCCGGATTCCTTCCTCAAAAAAAATGGAAGTAGCGCGTTTGAGTCTTTTTTACAGGACAAATCTGTTGACTTTGTGTTGTTCAAAGCTTCGTTGATAAAAAGGGATACCAAAAACGATCCGATAAAAAAATCAGAAGGTATCACAGACATTATCCAGACCATTTCTAAAATTCCTGATGCGATCAAACGATCTACTTATATCCAGGTCTGTGCTGAAGAGCTTGCGGTATCAGAAGAGGTGCTCATTCGGGAGACGAATCGGATGATCAAAAAAGATCTGATTAATCGACGCTCAAAACAATTTACAGATCAAGAGCGATCTGTACCCAGCCCGGCACAGGACGATGCAGATTATCTTAAAGATCCACAGCATGACACCCTTTCAACGGAGGAAGATGAATACCAGGAGAGATCACTAATCAGGGTACTTATATTGTATGGACATCTCATGATGGATGCAGGAATGGAAAAAACCCTTGCCCAATATATCAATGAAAATATGGATAATCTGGAAGAAGAATTTAACAACAAACTATACGAACGAATATTAAAAGAATATATCCACCAGTTGAGCGAAAACCGAGTGATCAATACAGATTATTTTATCAGTCACGCCGATCCGGACATCCGCAATCTTGCTATAGAGTTAAGTACTTCTCCTTTTAATTACAGTCATAATTGGGCTGATCGTTGGGAGATGGAGCTTCAAACTCAAAAACCTCCAGATGAGAATTATGTCAATGATTGCTATCAAAGTATTTTAAGATTTAAGCTCAAAAAAGTGCAAAAAATGATCAAAGCCAATAAACTTTTACTTGATTCTACGGGTGAGGAGGAGATTCAACAGCTAATTTATCTTAAAACTCAACACGAGCTGCTCAATTATAGAAATACGATTGCCGATCTACTAGGGATGAGAGTCTTTTCGTGA